Within the Eucalyptus grandis isolate ANBG69807.140 chromosome 1, ASM1654582v1, whole genome shotgun sequence genome, the region TCTGTATGTAGGGTTTGCTGAAGGAGATATCTCTTTTACCGTAGATTGGCCATAGAACAAGCTAAAGAATTTGTGATGTCTCTTCTGATTTGTGTTCTCACGGGGTTACCACTTCTCTATGGCCAAGCGATTCTTATTGCAATCTGTTCAGTAAGCATGCAGGAGTGATTTTGAATTATAGCTTTTGGCTGGTTAAGTAATCTGTGTAGAGGAATGATAGTGCCTTTTGATGGTTAATCTGGTGGTGAGGTGGTTGAGCTAGAGGCTAGGGCTATTCTCAAGCTTACTGGGTAAATTGGGAAGACAACCTAGGATTAACCCATCATTTGGTTTATTCTCACCTTttgacaaaaattataaacttggAAAGTTCCGAGTTCCCAAATGTAATGAAATGGCTAGAACAGGATATTCGGAAAACAACCTCACTAAATTGTGCTATGATTTGTTTTTCTGCAACTGTGGGATTGTTGCATAGATTTCTGTTGGAAACAAGTCCGAAGTAGCAAGTATGAAAAGCTAGGGCTACAGCTAGGGAAAGATGTTTGTTCTTCAGGGCTGGTTCTTTCTCTTTTCAGTTTATACAAATTTGAATGGAAATGCAAGATGCGCATTTAAGTTTCTCAGTTAGTTCTTCACTTTGCATTTCCATTGAAACTTTTTGCAATCTCAGTTAGTCTATGCTTAGCATAAAAGGAAGGTTGCAAATGGATGGAATTGATGAATGTATTCGAGTAGTGGCACTTTTGGGTCCTATTAAGTGGGTATCAAACagggaaatttttttagcaGTAATGTGTCGAGATTGTGAAATTACTGGTACTCCATGATTTCTTATTGAAGAGTTCTATTTTCTTCGATCTCTCATCCAGGGACCACAAAAACAACAAGATTTCTCCGGGAGTAGCAAGAAGATACTGCAGGTCAGGATGCATGCCTTCAGATATTGCAGCTTTGATGCATGAAGATGCTATCATCTAATTAAGAATGTCGCAGGAGTACAACCACTATGTTGCTGCATGAGGGAGGACTGTCGCTGTCTTGCTGATTGCAATTTTCACAAAGAGTATACCTtccatgtttttttctttgcttgaagAGATGGGCGTGCTTCAGCGGTGACAAGCTATGAGTTCTTATGGGAGTCGTCCGGTTTGTGGGTGCGTTTTACTAGCTCCATCCTTTCAGCGGTACAAGATTTATCTGTCCCATGCTTCTGATGGTTCTCTATATGAATGAAAGAGCCTAACGTTCTGTAAGGATGAGCTTTGTTTCCTGCTTCTGATATCTCTGTATATGCACGAAGTCTCCTGCTTTCAGCTGTAAAATTTCTCTGTCTCTCCCGAACAGTCGTGCCATGCGCTGACAACTAATCGAGAATGTGATTGAACAGAACCTGTGTTATTTCATTGTAATGTGATGAGCAGATGACGGACATTGGTTGTTCTTGCGAGTGGTGATTTTGGATCTCGTGCTGCAAGTAAATCTTCTGCTACTTTTCCTTTCAGTTTTCCGTTATATGCGCTATAATGTATGGTTTCCAGCGGAAACATAAGAAGTAAAGGAGTAGGGAgaaggaaaattttcttcttttttttttttttttgggggggaaggGGAATATAAAAGTTCCAAACTTTGACAGTCGAGTCCACTAAATTTTGAGGGTTATGACCAATCTATGTGTTTTCGATATAGCCGGCAGAAAAGAAAGGGTTAATActtttatcaaaaaaagaaaaaaaagaaagggttaatactctgaaaatctcaaatttacaaatttatctcaaattaattttttgaccaccaaaaatcctaaattgatacacctttgatgaatttacctcaaattgataattgataaattttcaatttgatataaatttttagtttccgttaaattttttaaattaaattattaagttaaatgacacgtgatagttaaCCAGTATTACTTTTTGTTGGTTAtagtgattttttgtggtagtaattcaatttaacatgaagtatatttgttataaatgtattcgtttgggatttttggaggtcgaatggtaaatttgttataaatataccagtttaggattttttatgtttagtcgaagtaaatttgtcattttttcatggtaaaaaataaaatttaaggtaaatttgtcacacgtacgaatttggagtttttaaaaGTATCAAtccgaaaagaaagaaatacatAAAAGCCTGTGCAATGAATGATAGCTattttgagcttttttttttcgaggaaaaattaaaatattgcaaaaggagaaatatttattttaaagtgCGAAAGTAAATGAGGAATTTATGGGACGTGGTGAAAGCAGTGTGGAGTTTTGAAGACTGTGTTTTGTACATCGTCTGACGCTAATCATAAGACTccattttataattgaatttttccACACATCCAGTAGGGAATTGTATAACTTATTTTTCAAACCGAGtatcttttgagaaattagggttttaatccatcaaatttagtcataaatctgtATGGGTGTTTAAAGCAACATCTATTCATCCCAGAATAAACAATCAACTTTGGAGAAGTAGTAAGTTCttattattctttctttaattaaaatagTAGTGATTTACATTGattatattatttgttttacaagacaaaaaaaatggaCATAATCTTGCAATCAATTCTtcaaaatggaaagaaatatgCGCAACAATGCTTGACGCAAGTGCCAAGGCTTCCTAGCAATCAATGGTGCCATCTATATTATTCTTTCTATATTCCTTTTATATGCAAGTTTTGATCTTAGATGATAatgtacatacatatatatgtagtACGAACATGTCATCTACTCTTAACAGTTAAAGCAAACCAATCAAATGATTTGCAATTGCCAATAGTTCTCGTGGTAACAAATATATaatcccaatttttttcattgcagAAGTATTTATCGATTTTTGGAAACCTTTGAAGATTATTTGGTAAATTGATTGTTTTAAAATTACTATGTCAatctaattttcttcaattaactAAGGGTCCTTTGGTAACTCTTTTATTCTGATGAACAATTTCCTTTTATAAATAAtatctttctatttttatttcctagaataatttctcaataaaaaaatgtatttgataagtatataaaatttttattctcctaatggaaaaagaataagaatgtgtttggtacgattcacaaattttttgtaatatatttttaaaaaaatgtttttattcttCCTTATTGTCGTTGACGCCGCCATTGCTGATCACTAAGGTCCGTCGGTGGTTGGTCGGCCAACTAGTGGGCGGTGGCATTGGTGATGGCAGGTGGTGATCGACCGACGGGCGGGAGAGGATGGTGGTGGccgacaaagaagaagaaaagaagaaaaaaaaaaaaaaagaagaagaaaataactcatttctaaaaataataaaaaactaaatttttttacttattatttctgttttaaatctattttccagTTACTCTTTTATTctgagaaatataaaaattaattgacgttattaaataaatttattttaatctttttttattccggaaaataaaaaaatagaaatggggAGAAATATAAATATTGTCAAATAGGACCTAACTTACTCAAAATTAGAATAATTcaaaatgatataaaataaataactgaGCACTAGAATTATGGAAAGAGCAAGATTCAAACGAGCTTAGGAGGAAAGGAAGTAGTTAGCCGTGGAGGCGtcgaaattcaatttcattttctgaaGGGGGGTGgccgaaaaataataataataattaaaaaaaaaggggggtcgTTCGGTTTCGTACAGGCTGGTTTCAGCTTTCCTCTTCGTGCTCTCTTCGCTCCGCACTCGCTGCCACCAGCATCGCCTTCCCCGCGtcaaatcctctctctctctctctctccctctctctgcatTTTCTCGCTCCTCCTCTTCACTGCAGACTACGCACCTCGCCGACGAGACACCGGAACCCCGCCGGCCGCCGGTGGTCCAGCCGGAGGAGCGACGATGAGCGTGATCGACATCTTGACTCGGGTGGACTCGATCTGCAAGAAGTACGACAAGTACGACGTCGAGAAGCACAAGGACGCCAGCAATGTCGCCGGCGAGGACGCCTTCGCCCGCCTCTACGCCGCCGTCGAGGCCGACGTCGAGGCCGCCGAGCAGGTCCCCTTCCTCCAGATCTGAACCTCgccccctcccccttctcttCCCGCCGCTTGCTTTTGACTTTGCCGTTCCGGCCGGTAAAATCGGACCGGATCGGAGGAGGCGCGCACTGTGTTTCGACTCTCGTTTCGGATTTAGTCGTAATGGATGGAATGGAAGAGCTGATTGCCGCGTGatttgtctcttctctctctcgattgCTTGACTGCCGCTACTAGCCGATGGCGgtatcttgcatttttcttctcGAGACAATGGATGTCGTCCTTGTTAATCTGCTGACTGCGAGCTATTTGTTGCGATCGTCTATTATATCTGCGCTATTTTTTGGCTTGTACTAGAAAGCGGAGGCCGCTGCCACCGAGAAGAGTAGGGCGTCTGCGGTCGCTCTGAATGCGGAGATTCGGCGAACCAAGGCCCGGTTACTCGAGGAAGTGCCTAAGCTGCAAAGATTGGCTATGAAGAAGGTACAAATTCTTGGGTTCCTGCTCATTTTGAGATAGGATCTAGTTTTTTGCTCTTTCAAACTCCTCTTGTTTGTTACTTTTCGGAGCAGAAATCTTGGGAAGTTCATAGATAACTTAACTTTGGTTATTAGACGAATGAgttttattactcttttatgTTTGTGCTTACTTTCTTACTTGTTTGACTTTCTTTTTGTACCGTGCGACTGGTATGCATAGGATGCATGACATGCAATTTGGGAAAGTTCTTAGTGCATTATGAGCTTGGTGTCTAAACGTAGATGATATTTCATAGCTTATGGAAACCGTCAGCCTTTTGACCACTGGAAAGCTCCCTACTTAATTGGGCTGACAACAACTAGATTTATTTAAACTTGCCGATCGCTTTTAAACATATTGGTTAGGTTCTGTGGTTAATTGTGATAAAAGATGTGAGATACACTTATGCGTCATGAGATTTGTAAGAGCGAGAAAAAATTCTAGACTTGTACATGTTGATCTACTTAGGTACGAAGTTTATGCATGCAACATGTGGTGTATACCTTCGAACTCATATTAGATTTTGAACTTCTACTTCTTGCCCTGGATCATATCAATATCCTCAGCAGACTCTTTAAATAAGGATTTCTCTTTACAGCTTCTGAGTAGTTGCTGATTATATTGGTATTTCTCATCTAGGTTTTAGGAGGGTGGCATATCTTTTATGCCTGTATATCTCTTGATGATGAAAACAGGAACTTGATAATTATGCATTAAGAAATCAAAGTATTTTTATTCTTCCTGCTGGTCCATAATCTCTCGGTCAAAAGGGGAAGTTTCTGGTGGGGGAAACCAAAGTTTTGTGAATCCAAAAGCACTATCATGTAATCTTGTGAGGACAGGAGTGGCAGTTTTAGCTTGATGTTATAGGAGTTGTGAAGTGTCTTTTTGGTTGTTGGGGATGTAAAAGACAgcaaaaagaaactaaaatcaATGGCTCAATTGAGAAGAGTTCGAGCTGTGATAGAAAATAGATCTTCTTGGATTTTGAGAAATGAATAACGtttatcaagaagaagaaaaattgatctTAAACTGGAGGGACTTCCTTTGTCAAACCCCTCAAGAGCATATAAGATGAAGACATTGAGAAATGGGCTGATCTATAGTTCATATGGTATCTTTATAACATACACATTAGATTTAATTCTTGAACACCCCGCAATGCCAAAACTTCCTTGACTTGAACATTTATCACCTCAAGTAGACAAGTTTTAGGTCTCCCTCCTAAAAATCCTTCACCTCGTGATGTTGTATAGTTGTAGCGTAATATGCTTCATTGCTATCCTTCAATATTGCTCTTACCTTTTCCTGTCCCAATTTGCACATGTTTTGCAAACACCTTGCCTTTTTTCATTGCTTACTCTATTCCCCACCACTGTTGAAGTGAAACCTAGATGAAGCACATGCAATGATTTCAACACTTATTGCAGCTTGTACTAGGGTCTTCTTGATGCTTCTATTCACATTGCTGTTGGAAATCTCAGCTTGAGGAATGACAAAATCCTTGTTTGTTATGTATTTCGGCAATACATTATAGCCTATTACACAGCTTCTATGAAGCACGTTATGTCTGACCTTCTGGCTGGGGATGGTAAGTACTATAATAGTTCAATTGAGTCTTGAATCTCCTTTACAAAGTCCTCCAAAAATGGTTCTTTGGCTCGACATCTCTATCAGATGTAATAGAAATTGGACTATCATTAACCTTACCTCTCCAAAGAACAACTCAACAATATGTGTTGTAACCTGTGCTAGATGATTTCGAATAGGGAATAAGGTGGCCATTTTTTATAGTTGATCCACAACAACAAGAATTGAATAATATCTTTTGTTGGTTAGGAGATCCTAGGACGAAACACATGCTCAAATGAACCCAAAATGCTTCTCACAGTGGTAAAGGTGTGTATAAATCTGTGTTCGGTGACTTGGTCTTGCCAAATTTGCAATCCGAGAACCTCACCAATTTGCTTGTGTCATTTTAAGCTAAACAGACACCATTGccatattcttaaaataaaggTTGTTTCAAGCCACTACCATGAAGCTCTTTAAtaacttgttcattttaaagaaCCTTCCACAATGCACGGTAGGTTCCTTTCAAATAAGTAACCATCATGCAACTTGCAAGGCAGAGGTTCTACATTTTCTACTTCTTTTAACACTGTTAGGACATGGCTGAAGTAAGGATCAGTTTGACAATGATTTTTGAGCTCCTCAAAGCTTGTAAATTGGCTTCTGAACACGCATAAAAAGTGGAATCTCATTTTTAATGTCTCCTCTGCTACCTTAGATTCTTCAAACTTGTATAGTCATGTTcaacataaaaatcaaattgaattactCCCTGGCCTATATAGTTAAAAAGCCTAGCCTAGCCCACTTGGGCCAGCTTGGGACCCATAGCGATCAAGTCTACAGTGAACAGTTAAATTACTCTCATCTTATATCTTAATGGATTGATTCAATCCCATTAGATTGTGAGAAGTCATATGTTCATGAGTCTCTCGGAAACCAACCCTTGTAGAAATGTGGGTGAACTCTAATTCATATCCTTTACCGACAAATGTTGCTTTGGCTAGTggtccaagcttgataagctatGCCTTCCACTGAGTTGCCTTGTGGTCCAAGCTTGCTTCTCCAtacaaaatctaaaattattgACATACAGATCACAATGAAAATCAGTAACTTCTACTTTGGTTCAACCACCATTAAGCATAAAGGACTGCTTTTCTAACCAACCTCCGTTTGCATTATTTTATGGGCCCGGCATCATGAAAGGGATTTTTATCTTATCAATTGCTCCTCGACCACCTTCTTGCATGTCCAAGGGATAGTGGTTGCCTTTCGAAATCTCCATTTGAGATTTAACAAACTTCTGCTGCTGTAAATGTTGAATAGATTGTGGTGAATCTACTGTCTGTCTTTGTTGCTTGTGCCAACTGCCTCTTCCACAACTTAAGCCACACTTAAACATTTTGtcgaaataaaaaatgctaagtGGAAattttgctctaataccatttgacATCATTAGAGATATAAAAGACGGTAAAAGGAGCCAATGCAAGAGCCAAACTTGGGAAGAATTTGAAACTGGAACAAAAACTAGATATGTAGGGTTTTAGAGAACCAATTATGTTTATAGTGAATATAAAGCCAAATTAAGTGATTTCAAACACCTGTTCATACTATGGTTAGAAACATATCTAGATCTCAACCCTTGATTAGACTTGGGGTCTATATCTGGATTgacttttactctttttttttttttttaaattttaattttgcgCCTCAGGCATATTGTTTTTTAAAATCTGAAACTCACGAAACTTTATCAACACTAAGATGTTGACACATGGattcatatataattttatcataatttattgAAGTTTGAAATGTGTTTTATATTTTGGCGGGAAAGCAAATGAGTACTTTTTACTTTGGCTTATGTgtaaacaaacaggcccttaaaTATGTTCTAATCTCAACCACTGAACCTCATTTAATTTCACATGATTATTTCATGACCACTTTGTCCTAGTAACATAGTAAATAActaattaaagaagaaaagacctaaaatagtaaaaattggTATAATGCTCCTCCATCAATATTCTTGATTGGTCTTTGGATGTTGTCTTGGCAAATTTTTTCTATGATGGTTACTTTGTTACCACCTATTCCAACTGAAGGTGGAACTTCGATAAACTTTTGggttcttttgttctctataTGTTCATTTTTGGCCTGGTAACGTGGGTCTGAAGTTAACCAGGGTAGCTATGGTGTGAGTGATGGACTTTACTGCCATATATATAGCTTAGCTCATGGTCATCTTCTGTGGACTAAAAATTAACCTGTAGCCCCAGCTAGCTTTTGCGGCCTTAATCTGAATGTCGGATAAACTGGCTCGCTAAATTTTGCAAACTTAGGAGGGACTTGTTTGCCTCATTTTTACCTCTAGCCTTATCATGCTAAGCTTTCCCACTGTATATGTCAGACCCTCAAAACCTTCACCGATCGAAATCAAACATACTTACAGGAACATGGGCACCTCCATTTCACCCCTTTGTGGCCCCATGAACCCTGTTTAGAGGATGTAAACATAAAGTGCTTGGTTGAGTTGGGAATTCCGATCTTTGAGTACTCTTTGATCACTTGTTAGTTGGGCTTGAGTGGCAGGCTTGCCGTAAGATAACAGTATTTCTTGGCTAACTTATCCATTGTTTGGAGCCTATTGGATGGTTTCTGCCTTGCCATTGTGGCAATTTTCTCCCAATTAAATAAGCCAATCTATAGATCTTCCAACAAATGAAGTTGTTGCACTTGGACatgcttttttccttcttcattccaAGGTTTGGTAGAAAAAGGAGCTACTAGTCATGTATTCAGTCTCATACTGACTCAATTACAGGTGAAAGGACTTTCATCTGAAGAATTTGCTGCCCGTAATGATTTAGCCCTTGCACTGCCGGACAGAATCGAGAACATACCAGATGGAACTGCACCTGCACCTAAAAAGGCTGGAGGTTGGACAACTTCCGCATCACGCGCAGAAATAAAGTTTGATTCAGGTTGCTGGTCAGAGCTAGCTGTTTGTTCATATgttcatatatatttcatctTTCTGAAAATGATTTTGGTTGGTGGAATGGGGGCTGTTCATCTGATAACTTAATACATGTTGATATGTTTCATTTGCGTCCAGATGGAAGGATGGACAGTGACTATTTCCAACAAACCGAAGGGTCAAGCCAATTTAGGCAAGAGTATGAAATGCGGAAACTGAAGCAGGCAAGTAACATACTCAGATTAGTGTTTTGCATGGTTTGCTGATCTTTGTACTTGAAGAAGTTCACTTCATGCCTCAAAATGTTTGGGCCCACATTTCTTGGTGGTTCTAACTTGATGTCTACACAGGACCAAGGTCTGGATGTGATAGCCGAGGGTTTGGATACATTGAAAAATATGGCGCATGATATGAACGAGGTTTGTGCTGTTCTTGTGATCTTTTCTCTGCTGTTTCCAGGTGATTACCTAACTTTCTGTGCCATGCGTGTAGGAATTGGACAGGCAGGTCCCTTTGATGGACGAGATTGACACCAAGGTGACAAAATAGAActtctgatttattttttcctcctgGCATCACTTACCCAACTCATGTATTGACTCCTTTCTGCAATTTACTAGGTGGACAAGGCAGCTTCAGActtaaaaaatacaaatgtcAGGCTTAAGGATACGGTTACTCAGGTGATGTGAAGTACAGTAATACCAATATTAAGTTCTGCTAGAGTACTTACATTGATTTATGGTCATTTCTCATTGATGGTGAGTTGTCTGATGaagtttttgttcttcttccagCTGAGGTCTAGCCGGAATTTCTGTATCGATATAGTTCTTTTGTGCATAATTCTGGGTATTGCTGCCTATTTATACAAGTAAGCTCCATCTCTTCAAGTTACTTTTTACGAATCTATTTCTTATTATGTATCTCCAGTCAAATGGTTGAATTCTCCATCTTATCTGTGTACGTGTGTTAGCTGTGCATACTGTGTATTCTGTGTTACAAGTTGTCTActtattccttttcttcttcattcctgGGATATTCATTATTATTTGTTCGTggtattttatttatcatgatcTCCTATTTATACTTGGTGCTGACaccgtaatttttttttttttttttaaatccaactgAAACGCATGGCCCTTGATTGAAGTTTGATTCTCAGCTTCTTATATGAAATCATCATATTCTGTTTTGAAACGGCTcatatcctctctctccttctctctttctctctctcctcacacATACACATGCACGCACGCTATTAGGCTAAACTAGAAAGCTGTTAGGCTACTTTATGACCTTATGTAGCCACATTATCTTTTACTGTTTCCCCTTTCGAGAATGTCTAGTGACCTCATTCAACTGGTGTAGATATCTAGTGTACATTCATATTTTTCAATAGCCACGTGCAATTACCTTGCTCTTAACTTTGTCTCAATTGAGTTGGTGATTGAATATACGTGTCTTGTCAATATTGAGGTTCGGTCTGTCCCCTTTGTGTTCCCAAATTAACATTTTGGTGATGTTAGGTGATGGATTCAAATGCTTGTCTAGCTTAGTAGAGAATGAATATAAATCACAATGAATGATGACTCACAACGAGTAAGTTCATTCGTGCATCTCACCTAAATCTCCCTAAACACCACACATAGGATTtctaaaaaattacaataagaGAAGAATTGCATCACGCAattccaaaacaaacaatttctaGAACTCATAATCTCATGGATTCTATCGAGAAAAAGAATTACAATCATATATAAAGTCTTCTGAAACCCTACTGCAacctaaataagaaaaattatctaaatagGAAATCTCTAAACAAGAATGTAATATCCTAAtagcaagaaataaaaattgaattttcattggttctcaaattttaataaatagaaTCCTTATCAAATTAGAAGTTTTTGACCTGAGAGAATTGATGGAACTATCCAGCTTTCACCAGATCTTCACGCAACATGAGTTCAACAAATATCAACTTGTTTGATCTTGTAGGCCACATCGAGGGAAGTTCTATTAGTATCAATAGCCAAACTAACAAGTACTTTCTCCAGCAACCAGATTTCATCGTTACACCAAGGCAGAGGAATCAACTAATTCTGGACGTTTCATTGCGAACTGCATTACTCATGGTCTAACCCCATATATTCTGTGTTACAAGCTGTGCATAAAGTGTGGTTAACTTTTACTGCATCATATTATTTGGGACCGATGTTACCCTGATTAACTTGGACTACGGTACTTCTGAGGATCAAATGAATGGGCTACTGTGGAAAAACTGTAGTTTGAAACGTATATTGGGTTGAATATTTTGTGTACCTCTTagattctctctttcctctttctttaaaTGGACCTAATTGTCGACAGCATGTTGATTGAAACTTCCGTTAAGTGGAggtcaaaataatattttgccAGACATTCCCAGTTCAGTCGAAGTTAATTAATTGTTCTATGCCACCTACATTATGCTTattatttcatcatttttaattttcgatGACTAGCTTTGATAATCCTTTCCTCAGCTTGCTTGGTTTGGTTAAATTGCAGGAGAGTCcacttaatttttctttgcttaCTTATCTATAACTCCACATCTGCACCTTCTGCTCATACTGTGCTTTCCTTGCAGTGTATTGAAAAAGTGAAAGCGGCACCTTCCTACAGAGTTGGGTTTTCTGCTTGTTTCGTACTTTGAGGACTTGTTGTGGTGCTTGTATTGATTCTTTTTCTCAGTGTATATCTGTGGTGCTCTCCCCCGACTCAGCAAAGGAATTCTTATTTCTGTAGACGA harbors:
- the LOC104435698 gene encoding syntaxin-71 — its product is MSVIDILTRVDSICKKYDKYDVEKHKDASNVAGEDAFARLYAAVEADVEAAEQKAEAAATEKSRASAVALNAEIRRTKARLLEEVPKLQRLAMKKVKGLSSEEFAARNDLALALPDRIENIPDGTAPAPKKAGGWTTSASRAEIKFDSDGRMDSDYFQQTEGSSQFRQEYEMRKLKQDQGLDVIAEGLDTLKNMAHDMNEELDRQVPLMDEIDTKVDKAASDLKNTNVRLKDTVTQLRSSRNFCIDIVLLCIILGIAAYLYNVLKK